From a region of the Halanaerobium hydrogeniformans genome:
- the rpiA gene encoding ribose-5-phosphate isomerase RpiA: MNPKKLTGEKAAEFISDGMIIGLGTGSTAYYAIKKVGEMVRDGLNVKAVPTSKETAELALEEGIELIELSQVEKLDLTIDGADEVDPDFNLIKGGGGALLREKIVAAATEKLIIIVDESKLVDKLGDFLLPVEVTPFSWQYTQKMINKMGGSSEIRKKDGEIFVTDNDNYILDCDFGKIEKPEKLTIDLNTIPGVVENGIFAKMAEVVVVGHNDGKIEVLYR, from the coding sequence TTGAATCCTAAAAAGTTAACAGGAGAAAAAGCAGCAGAATTTATTTCAGATGGAATGATTATTGGACTTGGTACAGGTTCAACAGCTTATTATGCAATTAAAAAAGTAGGAGAAATGGTTAGAGATGGTCTTAATGTTAAAGCAGTACCTACTTCTAAAGAAACAGCAGAATTAGCTCTTGAAGAAGGAATAGAATTGATTGAACTTTCTCAGGTTGAAAAGCTTGATCTCACCATAGATGGAGCTGATGAGGTAGATCCTGACTTTAATTTAATCAAAGGTGGGGGAGGAGCTCTATTAAGAGAAAAAATAGTTGCAGCAGCTACTGAGAAATTAATTATAATAGTAGATGAGTCTAAACTGGTTGATAAGTTAGGAGACTTTTTATTACCTGTAGAAGTAACTCCTTTTAGCTGGCAATACACACAGAAGATGATTAATAAAATGGGAGGAAGCTCTGAAATCAGAAAAAAAGATGGAGAAATATTTGTAACTGATAATGATAATTACATATTAGATTGTGATTTTGGTAAAATAGAAAAGCCAGAAAAACTAACCATTGACTTAAATACAATTCCGGGTGTTGTTGAAAATGGGATTTTTGCAAAGATGGCTGAAGTTGTTGTTGTCGGCCATAATGATGGTAAAATAGAAGTTTTATATAGATAA
- a CDS encoding glutaredoxin family protein, with protein MQELKLYYYPACPYCRKVTRFINKHDLKVNLKNINKDKEAARKLVEVGGKRQVPCLFIDGQALYESDDIIKWLKKNKLND; from the coding sequence ATGCAAGAATTAAAATTGTATTATTACCCAGCCTGCCCTTACTGTAGGAAGGTAACAAGGTTTATCAACAAACATGATCTTAAAGTTAATTTAAAAAATATCAATAAAGATAAAGAAGCTGCTAGAAAATTAGTCGAAGTTGGTGGGAAAAGACAGGTACCCTGCTTATTTATTGATGGTCAAGCTCTTTATGAGTCTGATGATATTATAAAATGGCTAAAGAAAAATAAGCTTAATGATTAA
- a CDS encoding M23 family metallopeptidase produces MRRRERLTGFFIIFILLAFSAYSNSMYVGGNITNLSDQSMVQSRNIEENRGEDSSEQSTVLDGKYSEDSDSLSSQMEIDNSANRDKAPQVKEEPPKSLTEQIKVHTVKSGETLWDIAHHYSLNIDSLIGANNISNMNSIRPGQEFKILPVRGILYRVSPGESLSDISDKFDISAETIKKDNNIADGSKLRVDQNIILRDVKPELTYQDRLDEKLMFPINTRITSPYGPRWGRMHYGVDFAAPMGSPIRAASSGRVVFSGWSGGYGKVVIIEHRKGLRTLYAHNSQLLVSERQTVDKGQVIARSGNTGNSTGPHLHFEVQINGRPENPLDYLHR; encoded by the coding sequence TTGAGAAGACGAGAGCGTTTAACGGGTTTTTTTATCATTTTTATTTTGCTTGCATTTTCTGCTTATAGTAATTCAATGTATGTCGGGGGAAATATTACGAATCTTTCCGATCAAAGTATGGTTCAGAGCAGAAACATTGAAGAAAACAGAGGAGAAGATAGTAGTGAGCAAAGCACTGTTTTAGATGGAAAATACTCAGAAGACTCAGATTCTTTAAGTTCTCAAATGGAAATTGATAACTCAGCAAACAGAGATAAAGCACCTCAAGTTAAAGAAGAACCACCAAAAAGTTTAACAGAACAAATAAAAGTACATACGGTAAAAAGCGGTGAAACACTCTGGGATATTGCTCACCATTACTCTTTAAACATTGATTCTTTAATTGGAGCAAATAACATAAGTAATATGAATAGTATTAGGCCAGGTCAGGAGTTTAAAATCCTACCAGTCCGAGGTATTTTGTATCGAGTTTCACCTGGTGAAAGTTTAAGTGATATTTCAGATAAATTTGATATTAGTGCTGAAACAATTAAAAAAGATAATAATATTGCTGATGGTTCTAAATTAAGGGTTGATCAAAATATAATTTTAAGAGATGTTAAGCCAGAATTAACCTATCAAGATCGTCTGGATGAGAAACTGATGTTTCCTATTAATACACGAATAACTTCTCCTTATGGTCCAAGATGGGGGCGTATGCATTATGGTGTTGACTTTGCTGCCCCGATGGGGAGTCCGATCAGAGCTGCATCTTCGGGTAGAGTTGTTTTTAGTGGTTGGTCTGGTGGTTATGGAAAAGTTGTTATTATTGAACATAGAAAAGGCTTAAGAACACTTTATGCACATAACTCACAGTTATTGGTAAGTGAAAGACAAACTGTTGATAAAGGTCAGGTTATAGCACGTTCTGGTAATACAGGTAATTCTACTGGTCCTCATCTACATTTTGAGGTTCAGATAAATGGTAGACCCGAAAATCCTTTAGACTATTTACACAGGTAA
- a CDS encoding heavy metal translocating P-type ATPase, producing the protein MDKEKQEEYQIDGLSCANCALKIEKEAQKIEGLDNVELNFAASTINVSGDSKRVSNLEQELQKISDRIESGIKIKKQDNNKEKKELNVFSLKEYLWIKKDLIIGAIIFFVALSISYTDYFRADFWPNLSLPLYLSAYLLIGWPVLRAALRNIGRGQLFDENFLMTIATLGAFAINEYPEAVAVMLFYMIGELFQERAVNDSRRSIKDLMDIKAEYANLIKGDEIIQVDPEKIEVGAQIVVKAGEKIPLDGKIISGSSALETSALTGESLPREVESGDEVLSGMVNLNQLLTIEVTKEYNQSTVKKILDLVENASSKKAKTEKFITKFSRYYTPFVVGIAFLVAVLPPLLTGAAFNTWFYRALIFLVVSCPCALVISIPLGFFGGIGLASKNGILVKGGNYLEALNSVDKIVFDKTGTLTKGSFEVAEVKSHSSYSADELLNLAAEIEQFSNHPIALSIIDAAGSFENHSSNSQYEEISGAGIKAKLNGKTYLAGNKRLMENNNIKLEDHEKNATVVYLAEEGNYLGHILISDQIKEDSYEAIKKLKAMNITNITMLTGDNDSTAQDVAFKLGINHYYAELLPDQKIEKIESLLDKKGKLAFVGDGINDAPVLARSDLGIAMGALGSDAAIEAADIVLMTDEPSKIATALEIAKKTKRVVWQNIVMALSIKAIVMILSVFGLASMWAAVFADVGVALMALFNVMRILKS; encoded by the coding sequence ATGGATAAAGAAAAACAGGAGGAATATCAAATAGATGGTTTAAGTTGTGCAAATTGTGCTTTAAAAATTGAAAAAGAAGCTCAAAAAATTGAGGGGCTCGATAATGTAGAGCTTAACTTTGCTGCTTCAACCATAAATGTTTCAGGTGATAGTAAAAGGGTTTCAAATTTAGAACAGGAACTGCAAAAAATATCTGATAGAATAGAATCTGGAATAAAAATTAAAAAGCAGGATAATAATAAAGAGAAAAAAGAACTGAATGTTTTTTCTTTGAAAGAGTATTTATGGATTAAAAAAGATCTTATTATTGGAGCAATAATTTTCTTTGTAGCTCTTAGTATTTCCTATACCGATTATTTCAGGGCTGATTTCTGGCCTAATCTTAGTCTTCCACTTTATCTGAGTGCCTATTTACTTATCGGCTGGCCGGTTTTAAGAGCAGCTTTAAGAAATATCGGTAGAGGTCAGCTTTTTGATGAAAATTTTTTGATGACAATTGCAACTTTAGGTGCATTTGCAATTAATGAATATCCTGAAGCAGTAGCAGTAATGCTTTTTTATATGATTGGAGAGCTTTTTCAAGAAAGAGCGGTTAATGACTCAAGACGCTCAATAAAAGATTTAATGGATATTAAAGCAGAATATGCTAATTTGATTAAAGGTGATGAGATTATACAGGTTGACCCAGAAAAAATAGAAGTAGGAGCACAGATAGTTGTTAAAGCAGGAGAGAAAATACCGCTTGATGGTAAGATCATTAGTGGCAGTTCAGCACTAGAGACCTCTGCTTTAACTGGAGAATCATTACCAAGAGAAGTTGAAAGTGGAGATGAAGTATTGAGTGGTATGGTAAACTTAAATCAACTTTTAACGATTGAAGTAACTAAAGAATATAATCAATCAACAGTTAAAAAAATATTAGATCTGGTTGAAAATGCAAGTTCGAAAAAAGCAAAAACGGAAAAATTTATAACAAAGTTTTCACGTTATTATACACCTTTTGTTGTTGGAATTGCTTTTCTTGTAGCCGTATTACCACCTCTATTGACCGGAGCTGCTTTTAACACCTGGTTTTATAGGGCACTAATCTTTTTAGTTGTTTCCTGTCCCTGTGCCCTGGTTATTTCTATTCCGCTTGGCTTTTTTGGTGGAATTGGACTAGCTTCAAAAAATGGTATATTAGTTAAAGGTGGCAATTATCTAGAAGCTTTAAATTCTGTTGATAAAATTGTGTTTGACAAAACTGGAACATTAACTAAAGGTAGTTTTGAGGTTGCTGAAGTTAAATCACATAGCAGCTATAGTGCTGATGAATTATTAAATTTAGCAGCTGAAATTGAACAGTTTTCAAATCATCCAATTGCGTTATCTATTATTGATGCAGCTGGTAGTTTTGAAAATCATTCTTCAAACTCTCAATATGAGGAAATCAGTGGTGCCGGTATAAAGGCAAAGTTAAATGGAAAAACTTATTTAGCCGGTAATAAAAGATTAATGGAGAACAATAATATTAAACTGGAAGATCACGAAAAAAATGCTACAGTTGTATATCTGGCTGAAGAAGGTAATTATTTAGGACATATTTTAATCAGTGACCAGATTAAGGAAGACTCTTATGAGGCTATTAAAAAACTAAAAGCTATGAATATTACTAATATAACAATGCTTACCGGAGATAATGATTCAACTGCTCAGGATGTTGCTTTTAAACTGGGGATTAACCATTATTATGCAGAATTACTACCAGACCAAAAAATTGAAAAAATCGAATCATTATTAGATAAAAAAGGGAAACTTGCTTTTGTTGGTGATGGAATTAATGATGCTCCAGTACTGGCAAGATCTGATTTAGGTATAGCAATGGGTGCTCTAGGTTCAGATGCAGCAATAGAGGCTGCTGATATAGTGTTGATGACAGATGAACCATCTAAAATAGCAACGGCTTTAGAGATAGCAAAAAAAACAAAAAGAGTAGTCTGGCAGAATATAGTGATGGCTCTTTCAATTAAGGCTATTGTCATGATCTTAAGTGTTTTTGGTTTAGCTTCCATGTGGGCTGCAGTTTTTGCAGATGTTGGTGTAGCTTTAATGGCTCTCTTTAATGTGATGAGAATCTTGAAATCATAA
- a CDS encoding ArsR/SmtB family transcription factor, translating into MLNQSNKEVLKEEICDVCEIFNPNNEVVEMMKEQRLEDGVVFDLAELFKTIGDPTRIKILYALKERELCVCDLSELLDMSSSAISHQLRVLRNNKLVKYRKEGRSVYYSLDDSHVLSLFRQGLEHVLE; encoded by the coding sequence ATGCTTAATCAAAGTAATAAAGAAGTTTTAAAGGAAGAAATATGCGATGTTTGTGAGATCTTTAATCCTAATAATGAAGTTGTAGAAATGATGAAAGAACAAAGATTAGAAGATGGAGTAGTATTTGATCTGGCAGAGCTGTTTAAAACAATTGGAGATCCAACCAGGATTAAAATATTATATGCTTTAAAAGAACGTGAACTATGTGTTTGTGATCTATCTGAACTTTTAGATATGAGTTCTTCAGCTATTTCTCATCAACTGAGGGTGCTCAGAAATAATAAACTGGTTAAATACCGTAAAGAGGGAAGGTCGGTCTATTATTCACTTGATGACAGCCATGTATTAAGTCTTTTTCGACAGGGGCTTGAACATGTATTAGAATAA
- a CDS encoding class I SAM-dependent methyltransferase encodes MEFYSGFSKNYDKIFPLKENKLKLLDQTFSYLKNDKKQTKLLDVGCGTGSYAVALAGKGYQVIGIDLDSEMIALAKNKQAGLSQTEAEDRLDFFVLGMLELKDKFSQDTFDGIYIIGNVLVHLNKSEIKEFIHILRKLIKKEGKIVIQIVNYQRILDLELKGLPTIYSKDEKLRFERDYEYDPADNNIYFKTTLVEQEDNNILAKNKIKLYPLTKDELIDLLEAAAFEIENIYGSATGDSYQELESLPLILTAVK; translated from the coding sequence GTGGAATTTTACAGCGGCTTTAGTAAAAACTATGATAAGATATTCCCACTCAAAGAAAACAAACTAAAATTATTAGATCAAACTTTCAGTTATTTAAAGAATGATAAAAAGCAGACAAAGCTATTAGATGTTGGTTGTGGAACAGGCAGCTATGCTGTAGCATTGGCTGGAAAAGGTTATCAAGTTATTGGAATTGATTTAGATTCAGAAATGATAGCTCTGGCTAAAAACAAACAGGCAGGTCTGAGTCAAACTGAAGCTGAAGATAGGCTTGATTTCTTTGTTCTGGGCATGTTAGAACTTAAAGATAAGTTTTCACAGGATACTTTTGATGGTATCTATATAATCGGTAATGTTTTGGTCCATTTAAATAAAAGTGAGATCAAAGAATTTATTCATATTTTAAGAAAGTTAATAAAAAAAGAAGGGAAAATTGTTATTCAGATCGTTAATTATCAACGTATTTTAGATCTAGAGTTGAAAGGATTGCCAACGATTTATAGCAAAGACGAAAAGCTGCGTTTTGAAAGAGATTATGAATATGATCCAGCTGATAATAATATCTATTTTAAAACTACTTTAGTAGAGCAGGAAGATAATAATATTTTAGCTAAAAACAAAATAAAGCTTTATCCGTTGACAAAAGATGAACTAATTGATCTACTTGAAGCTGCAGCTTTTGAAATAGAAAATATTTACGGAAGTGCTACCGGTGATTCCTATCAAGAGCTGGAATCATTACCTTTAATTTTAACAGCAGTAAAGTAA
- a CDS encoding molybdenum cofactor guanylyltransferase — protein MTSSNAILLAGGESSRFGGNKALAEFNGRPLIELIYANLNDYFNQVIVIGDKKTYSFLKGAEIKADIIENKGPLAGLYTGLYYSNKDYNFLAACDMPFLNKSYFSFLESYFSSDNNNYQIIVSEYRSFLEPLAGYYHKNLLKLIEKKLKNDELRIKSIYQEADLKIVKEDILKEKFNLKKLLFNINYPEDKLKAEKILNKLKSEDDFSSV, from the coding sequence ATGACAAGTTCAAATGCAATCTTATTAGCAGGTGGTGAAAGTAGCCGTTTTGGTGGTAATAAAGCCTTAGCTGAATTTAACGGCAGGCCTTTAATTGAATTAATCTATGCCAATTTAAATGATTATTTTAATCAGGTTATAGTAATTGGAGATAAGAAAACCTATAGCTTCCTTAAAGGAGCAGAAATAAAAGCAGATATTATTGAAAACAAGGGGCCCCTGGCAGGTCTTTATACAGGTCTTTATTATTCAAATAAAGATTATAATTTTTTAGCAGCCTGTGATATGCCTTTTTTAAATAAAAGCTATTTTTCTTTTTTAGAATCATATTTTTCTAGTGATAATAATAATTATCAGATAATTGTTTCTGAATACAGGAGTTTTCTTGAACCTTTAGCCGGATATTATCATAAAAATTTATTAAAGCTTATCGAAAAGAAATTAAAAAATGATGAATTGCGGATTAAATCTATTTATCAAGAGGCTGATTTGAAAATCGTGAAAGAGGATATTTTAAAAGAAAAGTTTAATTTAAAAAAGTTGTTATTTAATATAAACTATCCTGAGGATAAACTTAAGGCAGAAAAAATATTAAATAAACTAAAGAGTGAAGACGATTTTAGTAGTGTTTAG
- a CDS encoding FxLYD domain-containing protein, with amino-acid sequence MKKNSIFVIIIFVLFILSLSSTVLAQELEITYLNYYTENRIDISELRYYGNPTPNLFDYKSVIVGEIRNNSSTDMTSVKIIIELYDPEEQEMLATGTARPLASTIKAGETIPFSFPISALQPHSLSEQAIRDYLSLEDQSQDWDEKINLFTDPRFEFYLSEYREVEHPSDNNVFNHRDLEIINLQRMRESNEQVYYDFSVQQIDNSAFREIYGGGLAVYGNANNLIYISSLSRKNNNFAAEEFYTVDYNFSIPKHIDKYASEFEFFAIGTLVD; translated from the coding sequence ATGAAAAAAAATTCAATATTTGTAATAATTATTTTTGTTCTTTTTATCTTATCACTTAGCTCGACTGTTCTGGCCCAGGAATTAGAGATAACATATCTTAATTATTATACAGAAAATAGAATTGATATATCTGAACTGAGGTATTATGGTAATCCAACCCCCAATCTTTTTGATTATAAAAGTGTTATCGTTGGTGAAATAAGAAATAATAGCTCCACAGATATGACATCAGTCAAAATAATAATCGAATTGTATGATCCTGAAGAGCAGGAAATGCTTGCGACAGGAACTGCAAGACCACTTGCCTCAACAATTAAAGCAGGAGAAACTATCCCTTTTTCTTTTCCTATTTCCGCACTGCAACCTCATTCTCTTAGCGAACAGGCTATCAGAGATTATTTGAGTTTAGAAGATCAGAGCCAGGACTGGGATGAAAAGATTAATCTATTTACTGATCCCAGATTTGAATTTTATCTAAGTGAGTATCGAGAAGTTGAACACCCTAGTGATAATAATGTTTTTAACCACAGGGATTTAGAGATTATTAATCTTCAGAGAATGCGGGAAAGTAATGAGCAAGTCTATTATGACTTTTCTGTTCAACAGATAGATAACTCAGCTTTCAGAGAAATATATGGTGGTGGGCTGGCAGTTTATGGTAATGCTAATAATCTAATTTATATCAGCAGTTTAAGCAGAAAAAATAATAATTTTGCTGCAGAAGAATTTTATACGGTAGATTATAATTTTAGCATACCTAAACATATTGATAAATATGCAAGTGAATTTGAGTTTTTTGCTATTGGAACCCTTGTTGACTAA
- a CDS encoding valine--tRNA ligase produces MENLEKTYDPAKTEDKWYDFWLENDYFKPKEKSETEKGTFSIVMPPPNITGQLHMGHALDNTLQDILTRWKRMQGYRSLWLPGTDHASIATEVKVVDKLKDQGIEKDEIGREGFLEKAWEWKEEYGNRITNQLKKMGSSCDWSRERFTLDEGCSEAVEEVFIQLYNEGLIYQGDYIVNWCPSCHTTLSDIEVEHKETEGKFYHMKYPYKNKEGYITVATTRPETMLGDTAIAVHPSDERYKDLVGEKIIVPLVDREIKVVADEYVDSEFGTGMVKVTPAHDPNDFEIGRRNNLEVISVIDEDAKMTEAAGADYSGLDRYEARKKVVADLDKENLLIKTEDHQHNVGECYRCDTVIEPLVSKQWFVKMQPLAEPAIEAVAEGDINFVPDRFSKVYMNWMNNIRDWCISRQLWWGHRIPVYYCDDCGEVMVSRERPENCSNCESNNLHQDEDVLDTWFSSALWPFSTLGWPEQSEDLISFYPTDVLVTGRDIIFFWVARMIFMGLKFQDEKPFSDIYIHGLIRDAQGRKMSKSLGNGIDPLEVVDKYGADALRFTLITGNTPGNDMRFREERLEASRNFANKIWNASRFVLMNLEDFDLEALDKSDLKETLADKWMQSRLNTVIAEIDDALEDYNFGEMASSLYDFIWNEFCDWYIELLKARLYQEEDPAAKLTAQYYALNTLESLLRLLHPVMPFITEEIWQKLPGTEGSIMRAPWPEKDKTKLNKDAENKMEVIMSVIKAVRNIRNEMKVNPGRRIKALLSAPEKKVAVLEEGREYLENLARIKDLVIAGDQLERPEKVSTSIVNEVEVILPLEGMIDLDKEIKRLEKEIEEVEFEIQRAQGKLNNEGFVNNAPDDLVEGEKTKLKEYKEKKAKLIERKEELAK; encoded by the coding sequence TTGGAAAATTTAGAAAAAACTTATGATCCGGCTAAAACAGAAGATAAATGGTATGATTTTTGGCTGGAAAACGATTATTTTAAACCAAAAGAAAAAAGTGAGACAGAGAAGGGTACTTTTAGTATTGTTATGCCACCACCAAATATTACAGGTCAACTGCATATGGGGCATGCTCTTGATAATACCTTACAGGACATTTTAACCCGCTGGAAAAGAATGCAGGGTTATCGCTCACTCTGGCTTCCTGGCACAGATCATGCAAGTATTGCTACTGAGGTAAAAGTTGTAGATAAGCTAAAAGATCAGGGAATAGAAAAAGATGAAATCGGTAGAGAAGGATTTTTAGAAAAGGCCTGGGAATGGAAAGAAGAATACGGTAATAGGATCACCAATCAGCTCAAAAAAATGGGTTCATCCTGTGATTGGTCAAGAGAGAGATTTACCCTTGATGAAGGTTGTTCTGAAGCTGTGGAAGAGGTTTTTATCCAACTATATAATGAGGGCCTAATTTATCAGGGAGATTATATTGTTAACTGGTGTCCAAGCTGTCATACAACTTTAAGTGATATCGAGGTTGAGCATAAAGAAACAGAGGGTAAATTTTATCATATGAAATATCCGTATAAAAATAAAGAGGGCTATATTACTGTTGCTACTACCAGACCAGAAACTATGCTCGGTGATACCGCTATTGCAGTACATCCATCTGATGAGCGCTATAAAGATTTAGTCGGGGAAAAAATAATTGTTCCGCTAGTAGATAGAGAAATAAAAGTAGTAGCAGATGAATATGTTGATAGTGAATTTGGAACCGGGATGGTAAAGGTAACTCCAGCCCATGACCCAAATGATTTTGAAATTGGCCGCAGAAACAATCTGGAAGTTATTTCTGTTATTGATGAAGATGCAAAGATGACAGAAGCTGCTGGTGCTGACTATAGTGGTCTTGATCGGTATGAAGCCAGAAAAAAAGTTGTTGCAGATTTAGATAAAGAAAATTTATTGATTAAAACAGAAGATCATCAACATAATGTTGGAGAATGTTATCGTTGTGATACTGTAATTGAGCCTTTAGTTTCTAAACAGTGGTTTGTTAAAATGCAACCCCTTGCTGAGCCTGCAATTGAAGCTGTAGCAGAAGGTGATATAAATTTTGTTCCAGACAGGTTCAGCAAAGTATATATGAACTGGATGAACAATATTAGAGACTGGTGTATTTCAAGACAGTTATGGTGGGGTCATAGAATTCCAGTCTATTATTGTGATGATTGTGGAGAAGTAATGGTAAGCCGGGAAAGACCTGAAAACTGCAGTAACTGTGAGAGTAATAATCTTCATCAGGATGAAGATGTATTAGATACCTGGTTTTCTTCAGCACTTTGGCCTTTTTCTACATTAGGCTGGCCAGAACAATCAGAAGACTTAATTAGCTTTTATCCAACAGATGTGCTGGTTACAGGTAGGGATATCATCTTTTTCTGGGTTGCCCGAATGATTTTTATGGGACTTAAATTCCAGGATGAGAAACCATTTTCTGATATATATATTCATGGTTTGATTCGTGATGCTCAGGGTAGAAAAATGAGTAAATCTTTAGGTAATGGAATAGATCCTTTAGAAGTTGTAGATAAATATGGTGCAGATGCATTACGCTTTACTTTAATAACCGGTAATACACCTGGAAATGATATGCGTTTTAGAGAAGAAAGACTCGAGGCAAGTAGAAATTTTGCCAATAAAATCTGGAATGCTTCTCGTTTTGTGCTGATGAACTTAGAAGATTTTGATTTGGAAGCTCTAGATAAAAGTGATCTCAAAGAGACTCTTGCCGATAAATGGATGCAGAGTCGACTAAATACAGTAATTGCTGAAATTGATGATGCTTTAGAAGATTATAATTTTGGCGAAATGGCAAGCAGTTTATATGATTTTATCTGGAATGAATTTTGTGACTGGTATATTGAGCTTTTAAAAGCTAGATTATATCAAGAAGAAGATCCAGCAGCAAAATTAACCGCCCAGTATTATGCTTTAAATACCTTAGAAAGCCTTTTAAGACTGCTCCATCCGGTTATGCCTTTTATAACAGAAGAAATCTGGCAGAAACTTCCCGGAACAGAGGGAAGTATTATGAGGGCTCCCTGGCCGGAAAAAGATAAAACAAAGCTTAATAAAGATGCAGAAAACAAAATGGAAGTAATTATGAGTGTTATAAAGGCAGTTCGGAATATTAGAAACGAAATGAAAGTTAATCCTGGCCGGCGGATTAAAGCTTTACTTTCTGCCCCAGAGAAAAAAGTAGCTGTCTTAGAAGAAGGTAGAGAATATCTTGAGAACCTGGCCCGAATTAAAGATTTAGTTATTGCCGGTGATCAGTTAGAGAGACCTGAGAAAGTTTCTACCTCAATTGTTAATGAAGTTGAAGTTATATTACCTTTAGAGGGTATGATTGATCTTGATAAAGAAATTAAGCGCTTAGAAAAAGAGATCGAAGAGGTAGAATTTGAAATTCAAAGAGCTCAGGGTAAATTAAATAATGAAGGTTTTGTAAATAATGCTCCAGATGATTTAGTTGAGGGAGAAAAAACAAAGCTTAAAGAATATAAAGAGAAGAAAGCAAAATTAATTGAACGTAAAGAAGAACTTGCAAAATAA
- a CDS encoding SLC13 family permease, whose protein sequence is MKKYKKEISFFVAIILAIIVWNLEIKTLPAAGQKTLALSLMTVLFWATKVAHPGYVSALYLSLLLIFEIAPPEEVFSLWTSSLIYIIIGAYLIAAAVKSSGLGERIAYNFILNFVNSYKSIIYSIFILTLFLSLLIPHPWPRSFLIMSVMAVVIESAGLSDNDAAKVGLAVFAFSVPISMIFLTGDSTINILAVEMSGQTMSWLGWLYHMGVPAALASILTLILFLNLFKAEKKVTIDKAKIKEKLLDLGSFSSKEKRMIFWITTAIILWTTDSLHGIDLGWVTLLIAVLMGMPVVGNVLEARDWQNVPIGILFFLTAAVSIGRIGSSTGMNAWIASVILPAEIPANMLLFALMVALISITLHMFLGSVIAVMGIAIPSFIIFAEGYGINPLVPALMAYSSIALHYVFPFHHLNILVGLGKHNGLYDDKKVIKLGIPLTIVIIIVVVFEAVWWQLTGLL, encoded by the coding sequence TTGAAAAAGTACAAAAAGGAAATAAGTTTTTTTGTAGCTATTATTTTAGCAATTATAGTCTGGAATTTAGAGATAAAAACCTTACCTGCTGCCGGCCAAAAAACTCTGGCCTTATCATTAATGACTGTTCTTTTTTGGGCGACTAAAGTAGCCCATCCTGGTTATGTTTCTGCTTTGTATTTATCATTATTATTAATTTTTGAGATTGCTCCTCCAGAAGAGGTTTTTTCACTCTGGACTTCATCTTTAATTTATATAATCATTGGAGCTTATCTGATAGCCGCTGCTGTCAAATCTTCAGGCTTAGGTGAGAGAATCGCATATAATTTTATCTTAAATTTTGTTAATTCTTATAAAAGTATTATCTATTCAATTTTTATTTTAACTCTTTTTTTGAGTTTGTTAATTCCTCATCCCTGGCCTCGCTCATTTTTGATTATGTCAGTTATGGCAGTTGTAATTGAAAGTGCTGGTTTATCAGATAATGATGCAGCTAAGGTGGGATTAGCGGTATTTGCTTTTTCAGTACCGATTTCAATGATATTTTTAACTGGAGATAGTACAATTAATATTCTGGCCGTAGAAATGTCGGGACAGACAATGAGCTGGTTAGGCTGGCTTTATCATATGGGAGTTCCAGCAGCTTTAGCATCGATTTTAACCCTTATTTTATTTTTAAATTTATTTAAAGCAGAAAAAAAAGTTACAATTGATAAAGCAAAAATTAAAGAGAAATTATTAGATTTAGGTTCATTTTCAAGTAAAGAAAAAAGAATGATTTTCTGGATTACAACAGCAATTATACTCTGGACAACTGACTCTTTGCATGGAATAGATTTAGGTTGGGTTACACTATTAATTGCAGTTTTAATGGGGATGCCTGTTGTTGGTAATGTTTTAGAAGCCAGAGACTGGCAGAATGTTCCCATCGGAATTTTGTTTTTTTTAACTGCTGCTGTTTCTATTGGTAGAATCGGTAGTAGTACTGGTATGAATGCCTGGATTGCTTCAGTTATTTTACCAGCTGAAATCCCGGCCAACATGCTTCTTTTTGCATTAATGGTTGCTTTAATATCAATAACTTTACATATGTTTTTGGGCAGTGTTATAGCGGTAATGGGAATTGCCATTCCTTCTTTTATCATTTTTGCAGAAGGCTATGGAATAAATCCTTTAGTACCAGCATTAATGGCCTATTCTTCGATAGCACTGCATTATGTTTTCCCGTTTCATCATTTAAATATACTGGTAGGATTGGGCAAACATAACGGCTTATATGATGATAAAAAGGTAATAAAGCTTGGAATACCACTTACTATTGTAATTATAATTGTAGTTGTATTTGAGGCTGTCTGGTGGCAGTTAACCGGATTATTATAA